A genomic region of Bactrocera dorsalis isolate Fly_Bdor chromosome 3, ASM2337382v1, whole genome shotgun sequence contains the following coding sequences:
- the LOC125777657 gene encoding uncharacterized protein LOC125777657, protein MPDDCYLVGYADDIAAVITARNIDMARRRLTQVMIRTQTWLDSHGLSLAAEKTELILLTRKHIPLEVNMQVHSETIKTTRTLKYLGIRMDNKLTYWAQIQHAAKKSANITMALSKLMANTGGPLASRRKLLMDTTQSVLLYGSEIWADTLNVEHRRKVLAKVQRTAALRVASAYRTVSEPAVLVISGVIPIDLLAKERRQLWLWKKDGIEIHMATRQQARKQTLELWQDRWTRERKGRWTAKLIKEIEKWHSRKHGEAPQPANERHNSVLGLSEAAVD, encoded by the coding sequence ATGCCTGACGATTGCTACCTCGTTGGCTACGCAGACGACATCGCCGCCGTCATAACCGCACGTAATATCGACATGGCCAGGCGTCGACTTACACAAGTTATGATACGAACACAGACATGGTTGGACTCACACGGCCTCAGCCTAGCTGCTGAAAAAACAGAACTGATCCTGCTCACTAGGAAACATATCCCGCTGGAGGTAAATATGCAAGTTCATTCAGAAACTATCAAAACGACGAGAACCCTCAAATACCTAGGAATAAGAATGGACAACAAATTGACGTACTGGGCTCAAATACAACACGCTGCAAAAAAGTCAGCCAATATAACAATGGCGCTATCAAAACTCATGGCAAACACCGGAGGGCCACTTGCAAGCAGAAGGAAATTACTTATGGACACAACACAGTCAGTGCTACTGTACGGTAGCGAAATATGGGCCGATACATTAAATGTAGAACACAGACGAAAAGTGCTTGCTAAAGTGCAGAGAACAGCAGCCCTGAGAGTTGCCTCGGCGTACCGCACTGTATCCGAACCCGCAGTGCTAGTGATAAGCGGCGTCATCCCCATAGACCTTCTCGCAAAGGAGAGAAGACAACTCTGGCTATGGAAGAAAGACGGAATAGAAATACACATGGCCACAAGACAACAGGCCAGGAAGCAAACTCTCGAACTGTGGCAAGATCGGTGGACAAGGGAGAGAAAAGGAAGATGGACCGCCAAACTGATTAAAGAAATAGAGAAGTGGCACAGTAGAAAACACGGCGAG